The DNA region GCCGGACGCGCACCGGCAACCGCTTACAGCGGAGCGCCCGGAGCCGGCGGCGGAGGGGGAGGGGCCTCGTGGCCCGCCAGCACAACTGGCGCACCGGGCGGTGGGGGTGGCTGCGGGGCCGGTGGTGGCGGCGCCATCGGATCCATCGGTGGCGGCCCCAACGGCGGTGCGGGCAGCGGTGGGGCCAGCACCGGGTCCGGGGCCGGGGGCACGTGCGCCGGCATCGGAAGGAACATGTGCTTGGTGAACTGGTCTTGGTAGGCGCCGCCGCCGCCGATCTTCACTCCGCCACCCTCACCGGAGGACACCGGGGTGCCGTCGGGCAACGTCACAGCAGTGTGACCGCTGTTCCACCCGACCACCAGGGCGCCGGGCTCACTTCCGTATTGGAACCCACGGGCCAGCAGTGCACTTTCGATGTTCCCGGTGTGAAACCGGTCACCGTAAACCGGGCGGCCGGTCGCAGCGTTGGTCACCCAGGACACCAGGCCGGAGCAGTCCGTACCCGCCGGCGAGTCACCGCCGACCACGTACGGAGTCCCCGACACCTGATTGACAAGCGTCAAGAGAGTCGCGAGAGCAAACATGCGGACGGACGTTAACAGCGGGTCTCTAAAACCCCAAAATCTGTGACCACGACCACAATACATCCGAATGTGACATGAGCGTCACGAAAACGGTTGCCTGTCCGTCAAATTGGGGTGTGCCACCAGCGTGCCGGCACGGATGAACTTGACAGATCGGACGTGCCAACCAAGATCACCGAATATTGTTTGCTTACAACATATTTCGTCCCACGGGCGCGACTAAAACCGCGGTCATACCTACCCGAGTCAGACGCCGGCGAGTAGAAGGGGGATGCGCTGCTCGGCGTCGGTCAGCGAGCCATGCTGCCCGACCAACGACGATTCGATCGGTTCGGCCGTCGTGCGCAGGACGCCGGCCGAACCGCGTGCCGCTGCAACCACATCACCGATGCGCGCCAGCACATCGTCGCTCACCCGCGGGCCGAACCACCCCGCCGCCACGGCCTCGTCTTTGGCCACCACCCAGGCGCGTGCCCCCACCACCGTCCGCCAGGTCTGCAACACGTCATCGAGTGCTCCGTCGCGGACGTAGACGTGGCGAGCGCGCACCTCACCCCCGAGTGCGGCCACCCCGTCGAGGAGCTCAGCGGTGTGGTCGGTATCGATCGTCTGGTCAGGATCGAGGCTGATCATCCCATGGTCGGCGACCACCGCCAGCAGCCCACCGGCGGGCAGGTTGTCGACCACCGTCTCCACCAGCCTGTCGACCTGGCGCAACTGGAAGCGCCACGCCGGCGAACCTGGACCGTGCAGGTGCCCGACCAGATCCAGGTCGGCGTGATAGCCGTAGCAGAAGCCGCGTTCGGCGACGGCCGAGGACACCGTGGCCGCCAGATCACCGAGTGCGTGCACTCCGATATAGCGTCCGCCGCGCAGCACCGCGCGGGTCAGACCCGATCCGCTGAACTGTGCCCCGGAGACCACACTGACAGTCATACCGGCTGAGGTCGCACGTTCGAACACGGTGGGCCGCGGCTGGATTCGCTCGGGTACCGCCGCGGAGCGCAGATCCTCACCCCAAGGATGGGGACGCCAGCGCAGCGCGTTGATCAGGCCGATGTCGGGCAGCAGAAACGACATTCCGACCATGCCGTGCTCACCGGAGCGGCATCCGGTGCCGACGGCTGCCAAGCCCGCAGCGGTGGTGGACGGAAAACCCACCTGCAACGTCTGCCGGTGCATGCCGGACAGTACGGGTGCGTCGGCGCGGTGACGATCGAGCAGTTCGGCGCCCAAGCCGTCGATCAGCAGCACACACGCGCCGGCCACGTCGGCGGGTAGCTGCAGTGGCGACTCGAAGCCCTCGACGCCCATCGCGGTGAGCACCGCCGGCGCGACGTCGGCGAGGTGAGGCAGGTCCGGGTCGAGCCGCGGCAGGTCCACGGTGTCAGAACTGCGGAAGCCGGACCACCTGCACGAAGAACTCGTCGATCTGGCGCACCGCGTTCATGAACTGATCGAGATCGACCGGTTTGGTGACATAGGCATTGGCGTGCAGCTTGTAGCTGCGCAGGATGTCCTCTTCGGCCGACGACGTCGTGAGCACCACGACCGGGATGTGGCTGAGGTCAGGGTCGGACTTGATCGTCTCGAGCAGCTGACGCCCGTCGTACTTGGGCAGGTTCAAATCCAGCAGGATCAGATCCGGCGTCGGAGCATCTCCGTACGGGCCGCGGCGGTACAGGAAGTCCAATCCCTCCTCGCCGTCGTGCGCGACGTGCAACGTGTTTTTGATCTTGTTGTGTTCGAAGGCTTCTCGGGTGATCAGCTCGTCACCCGGATCGTCTTCGATGAGCAACACGTCAATGGCGCGTTCAGCGGGGGTCATGACGTCGATCCTTCCAAAACGGGAGCCGCGGTGTCTTCCACTGCGACGGGCAACGTGAACTCAAAGCGTGTCCCCCCGGTGTAACGGTTGTCAATCCAGATGGTTCCGCCGTGGTGTTCGACGATCTTCTTGCACAGCGCCAGGCCGATCCCGGTGCCGCTGTATGCGTCGCGACCGTGTAGCCGCTGGAAGATCACGAACACCTTGTCGCTGAACTCCGGAGCTATACCGATACCGTTGTCCGCCAACGAGATCGACCAGTTCTGATGGTCGGAATCGGCGTCACATCTGATGGTGACCCGAGGAGCGACGTCGGGCTGGCGGAACTTGACCGCGTTACCGATCAGGTTCTGCCACAGCATCGCCAGCAGCGTCGGATCACCCTTGACCGTGGGCAGCCCCTGGGCCGGCCGTTCGATCACCGCACCGGATTCCTCGATCGAGGTGGCCAGGTTACCCAGCGCAGCGTCCAGCGCCGCGTCAAGGTCGACGTCGGTTTCGGTGGCGTTGAGCCGG from Mycobacterium sp. SMC-4 includes:
- a CDS encoding C40 family peptidase, whose product is MFALATLLTLVNQVSGTPYVVGGDSPAGTDCSGLVSWVTNAATGRPVYGDRFHTGNIESALLARGFQYGSEPGALVVGWNSGHTAVTLPDGTPVSSGEGGGVKIGGGGAYQDQFTKHMFLPMPAHVPPAPDPVLAPPLPAPPLGPPPMDPMAPPPPAPQPPPPPGAPVVLAGHEAPPPPPPAPGAPL
- a CDS encoding alkaline phosphatase family protein, translated to MDLPRLDPDLPHLADVAPAVLTAMGVEGFESPLQLPADVAGACVLLIDGLGAELLDRHRADAPVLSGMHRQTLQVGFPSTTAAGLAAVGTGCRSGEHGMVGMSFLLPDIGLINALRWRPHPWGEDLRSAAVPERIQPRPTVFERATSAGMTVSVVSGAQFSGSGLTRAVLRGGRYIGVHALGDLAATVSSAVAERGFCYGYHADLDLVGHLHGPGSPAWRFQLRQVDRLVETVVDNLPAGGLLAVVADHGMISLDPDQTIDTDHTAELLDGVAALGGEVRARHVYVRDGALDDVLQTWRTVVGARAWVVAKDEAVAAGWFGPRVSDDVLARIGDVVAAARGSAGVLRTTAEPIESSLVGQHGSLTDAEQRIPLLLAGV
- a CDS encoding response regulator, which codes for MTPAERAIDVLLIEDDPGDELITREAFEHNKIKNTLHVAHDGEEGLDFLYRRGPYGDAPTPDLILLDLNLPKYDGRQLLETIKSDPDLSHIPVVVLTTSSAEEDILRSYKLHANAYVTKPVDLDQFMNAVRQIDEFFVQVVRLPQF